Genomic window (Mycosarcoma maydis chromosome 5, whole genome shotgun sequence):
GTGCACAGCCCGGAACCACTTTGGCAGACcattattcgtgattctttcTGTCAGCACCATTCACTTCCTTTGAGCGAGCGCACCACCACACCACTCAAGCCAAAGCGCAACATCCGCTAGGCCACCATGTATCGGCAACTCCCTAACATTGGATTACGCAGCTGTTCGGCTCGTCCGACACAACTCGGATCGTCGCGCGCGATTGGCACCGCGATCCGCTCGAACCGTGTGATGCCAATCGGCATCTCCGTTTGCGCTCGCTACGCCAGTCGCGCTTTGCACATCCATTCGCCGCTCAACCTCGGTTCTTCGGGCGTGACGAGCGCAGAAGCTGCCGCTAGATCCGCACcagcctcgtcatcctccgCTTCGGCCTCTGCGACCGCCGCGTCGAACAGCTACTCTGATGGCGGTCCAGCTACGCCAGGCGTCACCACAGACGTAAAGTCTCGATCCGTCTACATCACCTGGGCCAGCGGTATTACCAGCAAGTTCCACAACATCTGGCTACGAGATCACTGTCGATGCCCGCAGTGCTACCACTCGACCACCAAACAGCGTCTGCTCAACACGTTCGAGATCCCACCCGATGCTCAGCCGATTTCTGCCGAAGCTACCACGGAAGGTTTGGTGGTCCAGTGGGCGCTATTGCCGTCCGAGCACGCTGCTACTacctcttcgtcgtctttgTCGGATTCTGCAGATCCAAATGCTGCCGGTTCGGGCGCAGTGGGACATCATACTTCGCTGTATCCATGGCGTTGGCTGATGCGCAACTCGTACTCGCCCGTGCTCTCGGATCCTATCACCGCTTCCAGTGACGATTCTGGCGTCAAGCGCATTGAAAAAGTTCTGTGGGGAAAGGGGATTGGATCCGCACCACCGACGGTCAAGTTCGACGAAGTCATGCAATCCGAACAAGGCGTGCTCAAGTGGGTCACCAAGATCGCGCAGTACGGCTTCGCGTTCGTCACTGGCGTGCCACCGACTCCGACCGACACGGAAGCGCTCATTCGTCGAATTGCCTTCATCCGCGAAACGCACTACGGCGGCTTTTGGGACTTCACCTCGGACCTGGCGCACGGTGATACAGCCTATACCGACCTCGCACTGCAAGCACACACCGATACCACCTACTTTACCGACCCCGCTGGTCTGCAGATGTTCCACCTGCTGAGCCACACTGCCAGCAAGTCGAGTggctcttccaccaccaccaccaacagcaacagcagcagcagcggcggcggcgcgAGTGCGGGTAGTAGcgcctccgcctcgtcgtcgacgtcttccagctcatccacaCGCGGTCCAAGCGGCGGTGaatcgctgctcgtcgatgggTTCcttgcagcagctgtgcTGAAAGACGTGCATCCAGACGCGTACGAGACGCTCTCGCGCGTGCGCATCCGCACGCACTCTGCCGGAGATGAAAACACCATGATCCGTCCTCTGTTCGAGGGCGGATATCCGATCCTGCAACACGACGATGCGACCGGCGAACTGGTTCTGGTG
Coding sequences:
- a CDS encoding uncharacterized protein (related to trimethyllysine hydroxylase) codes for the protein MYRQLPNIGLRSCSARPTQLGSSRAIGTAIRSNRVMPIGISVCARYASRALHIHSPLNLGSSGVTSAEAAARSAPASSSSASASATAASNSYSDGGPATPGVTTDVKSRSVYITWASGITSKFHNIWLRDHCRCPQCYHSTTKQRLLNTFEIPPDAQPISAEATTEGLVVQWALLPSEHAATTSSSSLSDSADPNAAGSGAVGHHTSLYPWRWLMRNSYSPVLSDPITASSDDSGVKRIEKVLWGKGIGSAPPTVKFDEVMQSEQGVLKWVTKIAQYGFAFVTGVPPTPTDTEALIRRIAFIRETHYGGFWDFTSDLAHGDTAYTDLALQAHTDTTYFTDPAGLQMFHLLSHTASKSSGSSTTTTNSNSSSSGGGASAGSSASASSSTSSSSSTRGPSGGESLLVDGFLAAAVLKDVHPDAYETLSRVRIRTHSAGDENTMIRPLFEGGYPILQHDDATGELVLVRYNNDDRSVLRIDADDVERFYDALRKWNQILTNPEGEYWVQLKPGSALIFDNHRVLHGRSAFVGNRRLCGAYINHDDYRSSLAVLRSQFAENHAPRGVWDDGL